In the Coriobacteriia bacterium genome, one interval contains:
- a CDS encoding sulfate transporter: MAGSIEIRDLRVRRGAFVLSVPSLNIRPREIFAILGSTGSGKTVLMEAIAGACSWERGEILLDGKRADSLPVQQRHLGILYQDYALFPHMTVRENVEYGLRVRKIGGDEARRRADRLLTSFGIDGIADRYPGVISGGEAQRTALARALVLEPEILLLDEPFSALDPATKRQMYGVVREVHKRFDCTIVFVTHDFEEARILADKVGIVLDGSLRTVRDADCLFDADGLDDDVLAFLDIDNATS; encoded by the coding sequence TTGGCCGGTAGTATCGAAATCAGAGACCTGCGTGTGAGGCGCGGGGCGTTCGTTCTGAGCGTCCCGTCGCTGAATATACGACCGCGCGAAATCTTCGCCATCCTCGGCTCAACCGGATCGGGCAAGACCGTGCTCATGGAGGCCATCGCCGGGGCATGTTCTTGGGAACGCGGGGAAATCCTACTCGACGGCAAGAGGGCCGACAGCCTTCCCGTTCAGCAGCGCCATCTGGGGATTCTCTACCAGGATTACGCGCTCTTTCCCCATATGACCGTGCGGGAGAACGTGGAGTACGGATTGCGGGTTCGTAAAATCGGCGGCGATGAAGCGCGAAGACGCGCCGACCGGCTGCTCACGAGTTTTGGCATCGATGGGATCGCCGACCGATACCCTGGCGTCATCAGCGGTGGCGAGGCCCAGCGTACGGCATTGGCACGCGCCCTCGTCCTCGAACCCGAGATACTGCTTCTTGACGAGCCGTTCTCGGCACTTGACCCCGCAACCAAGCGGCAAATGTACGGCGTCGTGCGCGAAGTACACAAGCGCTTTGATTGCACCATCGTATTTGTCACGCATGATTTCGAGGAGGCGCGCATCTTGGCCGATAAGGTCGGCATCGTGCTCGATGGCTCGCTGCGGACCGTGCGTGATGCGGATTGCCTTTTCGATGCCGACGGCCTGGACGATGACGTGCTGGCATTTCTCGACATCGATAACGCAACAAGTTGA
- a CDS encoding adenosylhomocysteinase, with amino-acid sequence MSYDITDINLADEGRARILWADRDMPVLAEIRERFAKERPFEGIRVGACLHVTTETANLVRTMIEGGAQVALCASNPLSTQDDTAAALVKYYGAEVFARCGEDTETYYKHLDAVIDTKPQITMDDGADLCDRIHGDRQDALEYVIGGTEETTTGVIRLAAMAAAGALKYPSFNVNDANTKHFFDNRYGTGQSTLDGIVRATNRLLAGRTLVVSGYGFCGRGLAQRAAGMGMSVIICEVDPLKALEAHMEGYRVMPCAEAAKYADVWVTVTGDLNVIDAPAFENMKDSAIICNSGHFNSEINIPWLEEHAVSKETLKPLVDEYTLPDGRTIILLADGRLVNLSAAEGHPAEVMDMSFANQVLAAEYLLKHRDELLPQCYNIPAEIDDEIARVKLGTLGIEIDTLTPEQEAYLNSWTLGTV; translated from the coding sequence ATGAGCTACGACATCACCGACATCAACCTTGCCGACGAGGGCCGCGCGCGCATCCTGTGGGCCGACCGCGACATGCCCGTGCTCGCCGAGATTCGCGAGCGTTTTGCCAAGGAGCGCCCCTTCGAGGGAATCCGCGTCGGTGCGTGTCTGCACGTGACGACCGAGACCGCCAACCTTGTACGCACGATGATCGAGGGCGGCGCCCAGGTCGCTTTGTGCGCAAGCAACCCGCTCTCTACTCAGGACGACACGGCCGCTGCACTCGTCAAGTACTACGGCGCTGAGGTCTTTGCCCGCTGTGGAGAAGATACCGAGACTTACTACAAGCACCTCGATGCCGTCATCGATACCAAGCCACAGATCACGATGGATGACGGTGCCGACCTTTGCGACCGCATCCATGGCGATCGCCAGGATGCCCTCGAGTACGTCATCGGCGGCACCGAGGAGACGACAACCGGCGTCATCCGCCTGGCGGCCATGGCTGCAGCCGGTGCGCTCAAGTACCCCTCGTTCAATGTCAACGATGCCAACACCAAGCACTTCTTCGACAACCGTTATGGCACGGGCCAGTCCACCCTCGATGGCATCGTGCGCGCGACCAATCGCCTGCTCGCGGGACGCACCCTTGTGGTGAGCGGCTACGGCTTCTGTGGCCGTGGCCTGGCGCAGCGTGCTGCCGGCATGGGCATGAGCGTCATCATCTGCGAGGTCGATCCGCTCAAGGCGCTCGAGGCTCACATGGAGGGCTATCGCGTGATGCCGTGTGCCGAGGCCGCCAAGTACGCCGACGTGTGGGTTACCGTGACGGGCGACCTCAACGTCATCGACGCGCCAGCGTTCGAGAACATGAAGGATAGCGCTATCATCTGCAATTCCGGTCACTTCAATAGCGAGATTAACATCCCGTGGCTCGAGGAACATGCGGTATCGAAGGAGACCCTCAAGCCGCTGGTTGACGAGTACACGCTGCCTGACGGCCGCACCATCATCCTGCTTGCCGACGGACGCCTCGTGAACCTTTCTGCCGCCGAGGGGCATCCCGCCGAGGTTATGGACATGAGCTTCGCCAACCAGGTGCTCGCGGCGGAATATCTGCTCAAGCATCGCGACGAGCTGTTGCCGCAGTGCTACAACATCCCGGCCGAGATCGACGACGAGATCGCGCGCGTCAAGCTCGGCACGCTCGGCATCGAGATCGACACGCTCACGCCCGAGCAGGAGGCTTACCTCAACTCCTGGACGCTGGGAACGGTGTAG
- the modA gene encoding molybdate ABC transporter substrate-binding protein, whose protein sequence is MAITKTGSRIRRLGAIAAMALVLAALTMVGCSSSNAGSQSSSQAANLQGQQLNIYCGAGMTEPFQKIADLFTEETGCEMNVTYANAAQIQTQITTTNEGDFFIAGSKEELKPVESAVASSEDLVKHIPVLAVPASNPANITGIASLANAQRVLVGDPESTPIGKIAKKALTDAELWDSLMSSGVITTTTTAPQIATALANGEGDAGIVWKENVKGDGVSIVDTSDLDALVKVIPAAQLTCAQDVAAVSAFKDFLQTDAVWDIWASYGYERA, encoded by the coding sequence ATGGCAATCACCAAAACGGGAAGTAGAATCAGGCGACTTGGCGCAATCGCTGCCATGGCTCTCGTGCTAGCAGCGCTAACGATGGTGGGGTGTTCCTCGTCAAACGCGGGATCGCAATCATCGTCGCAAGCAGCTAACCTGCAAGGCCAGCAGCTCAACATCTATTGCGGCGCGGGCATGACCGAGCCCTTCCAGAAGATAGCTGACCTCTTCACCGAGGAAACCGGTTGCGAGATGAACGTGACCTATGCCAACGCCGCGCAAATCCAAACGCAAATCACCACGACGAACGAAGGTGACTTCTTCATCGCCGGCTCCAAGGAAGAGCTCAAGCCTGTCGAAAGCGCGGTCGCCTCGAGCGAGGATCTGGTCAAGCACATCCCTGTACTTGCCGTTCCCGCATCGAATCCTGCAAACATCACCGGCATCGCCAGCCTCGCCAACGCTCAGCGTGTGCTCGTCGGTGACCCCGAATCCACCCCTATCGGCAAAATCGCCAAGAAGGCACTGACCGATGCCGAGTTATGGGACTCGCTTATGAGCTCGGGCGTCATCACCACCACGACCACCGCACCTCAGATCGCAACCGCTCTTGCCAATGGCGAAGGTGATGCGGGAATCGTCTGGAAGGAGAACGTGAAGGGCGATGGTGTGAGCATCGTCGACACGAGCGATCTTGATGCCCTCGTCAAGGTAATCCCCGCAGCTCAGCTTACCTGCGCTCAGGATGTCGCCGCCGTTAGCGCCTTCAAGGATTTCCTGCAAACGGATGCCGTCTGGGATATCTGGGCTTCCTACGGCTACGAGCGCGCATAG
- the mtnA gene encoding S-methyl-5-thioribose-1-phosphate isomerase — MVGENLPRSLKWQPALEGWVPSALTTANLDDAAARLTVLDQRLLPFSIEYIDCFTSKQVCDAIEELAVRGAPAIGIAGAFALVLWAKNEWPVIREAKRQANPKSDVDSVTVFASKLEQRGREIAAVRPTAVNLAWAINELVAPARMAAYQGGSVDKITEDLEEQACQLMEDEIYSCKLIGENGAVIISTLAQRLGRPLRIETHCNAGALATAAWGTATSIIYHAFENGDIEKVWVDETRPVEQGSRLTAWELEQAGVPYTLICDNMAGSIMGQGLVDAVIVGADRVCANGDVANKIGTYPLAVVSSYHSVPFFVAAPHSTFDKSLVTGDEVVIEQRDEAEVRCMPYGHQWLPIAPSECDVFNPAFDITPNELITGVITETGIEFAGE; from the coding sequence ATGGTGGGAGAGAATCTTCCGCGTTCCCTAAAATGGCAGCCGGCGCTCGAGGGATGGGTTCCCAGTGCGCTGACCACGGCAAATCTTGACGATGCGGCAGCCCGGTTGACGGTGCTCGACCAACGCCTGCTTCCGTTTTCGATCGAGTACATCGACTGCTTCACCTCGAAGCAGGTCTGCGATGCAATCGAGGAGCTCGCCGTGCGCGGTGCCCCGGCCATCGGCATTGCCGGCGCGTTCGCCCTTGTGCTCTGGGCTAAGAACGAATGGCCTGTCATTCGCGAAGCAAAACGCCAGGCCAACCCCAAGAGTGACGTCGATTCCGTCACCGTATTCGCGAGCAAGCTCGAGCAACGCGGCCGCGAGATTGCGGCGGTACGTCCGACGGCGGTCAACCTCGCATGGGCGATCAACGAGCTCGTGGCGCCGGCGCGCATGGCCGCTTACCAGGGTGGTAGCGTTGATAAGATCACCGAGGACCTCGAAGAGCAGGCGTGCCAGCTCATGGAGGACGAAATCTACTCATGCAAGCTCATCGGCGAGAACGGCGCCGTCATCATCTCCACGCTTGCCCAGCGCTTGGGCCGTCCCCTGCGCATCGAGACTCACTGTAATGCCGGCGCGCTCGCAACAGCCGCGTGGGGTACGGCAACGTCAATCATCTACCACGCCTTCGAGAACGGTGACATCGAAAAGGTCTGGGTCGATGAGACGCGTCCCGTCGAGCAGGGATCGCGCCTTACCGCGTGGGAGCTCGAGCAGGCAGGCGTGCCCTATACGCTCATCTGCGACAACATGGCCGGGTCCATCATGGGCCAGGGGCTCGTGGACGCCGTCATCGTCGGTGCCGACCGCGTGTGCGCTAACGGCGACGTGGCAAACAAGATCGGGACCTATCCGCTCGCGGTTGTCTCGAGCTATCACAGCGTGCCGTTTTTTGTCGCCGCGCCGCATTCGACCTTCGACAAGTCGCTCGTGACGGGCGATGAGGTCGTCATCGAGCAGCGCGACGAGGCCGAGGTGCGCTGTATGCCCTACGGGCATCAATGGCTTCCCATTGCGCCGAGTGAATGCGACGTCTTCAATCCTGCTTTCGACATCACCCCCAACGAGCTCATCACCGGTGTCATCACCGAAACGGGCATCGAGTTCGCAGGCGAGTGA
- a CDS encoding transposase, with amino-acid sequence MRHIGQVHLSHSGKPKIGEKMVRKRKMSEAGFYHVMARGTGRQIIFECDGDRRVFLHLLQKTVDLSEVRLHAYCLMDNHFHLLVHADLQKLAECMQKLSGGYARWFNAKAGRVGHLFQERFKSEAVDDEAYLLTVVRYIHENPKKGGLCETNDYPWSSYGEYVGNSVICDTRLVLELCGGIDAFKRFHVQNHDQTCCLDNEARYGKYTKDEAALFKKAEDILGDVPTTDVKTFSKPRRDALLKLMKTNGLSIRQIERLTGIGRNTIARA; translated from the coding sequence ATGAGACACATTGGACAGGTACATCTGTCTCATTCTGGCAAACCAAAGATTGGAGAAAAAATGGTCAGGAAAAGAAAAATGAGTGAGGCAGGGTTCTACCACGTGATGGCCCGCGGAACAGGAAGGCAGATAATCTTCGAATGTGATGGGGACAGGCGCGTTTTTCTGCATTTGCTTCAGAAAACAGTTGACCTTAGTGAGGTCCGGCTACACGCTTACTGCCTTATGGACAACCATTTCCATCTACTCGTCCATGCTGATTTGCAAAAGCTTGCGGAATGTATGCAAAAGCTATCCGGTGGTTATGCGCGATGGTTTAACGCAAAAGCGGGACGTGTGGGACACCTGTTCCAAGAGCGCTTCAAGAGTGAGGCCGTTGACGACGAAGCGTATCTTCTGACAGTCGTCCGCTATATCCATGAAAACCCAAAGAAGGGGGGATTGTGCGAGACCAACGATTATCCATGGTCAAGTTATGGGGAATATGTTGGTAACTCGGTCATATGCGACACGAGACTCGTGCTTGAGCTGTGCGGAGGAATCGATGCATTTAAACGATTCCATGTCCAAAATCATGATCAGACTTGCTGCCTCGACAATGAGGCGAGATATGGCAAATACACCAAAGATGAGGCAGCGCTGTTTAAAAAAGCAGAGGATATTTTAGGAGATGTGCCCACGACGGATGTAAAGACATTCTCAAAACCGAGAAGAGACGCCCTCTTGAAGCTCATGAAGACAAACGGATTATCCATCCGACAAATTGAACGACTTACCGGTATTGGTCGCAATACAATTGCGCGTGCATGA
- a CDS encoding sodium:proton antiporter, protein MDKKPNAKALLPIVVFLVLYLGCGIYFEYIAPTEGQMGFYVVSVVVAFVIALIVALLQNRSLSFDEKIHVCARGIGDDNIVIMLFIFLMAGAFSGIASAAGGVESTANLFLDILPAQAAIPGLFVIACIISLAMGTSVGTITVLTPIAVTVAQSAGFNLPLCVGTVVGGAMFGDNLSFISDTTIAATRTQGVNMKDKFFNNFRIALPAALITLGILIVMALMAGTPTLDDFDYNIWQAIPYFAVLVAALCGINVFVVLGGGIVLFAIVGVATGSLDFATAFSAMGTGTAGMFETMIVTILVASISALMREYGGFASVLGFIKRHFTGKRGGELGCGLLTLLLDVACANNTVAIVVAGPIAKHIGEKYGIEPVRVASLIDIFSCVGQGLIPYGAQLLVAASLAGIASVEIMPFLFYQFLLLACVLISIALDRK, encoded by the coding sequence ATGGATAAGAAACCAAACGCAAAGGCATTGCTGCCCATCGTCGTCTTCCTCGTGCTGTACCTCGGATGCGGCATCTATTTCGAGTACATCGCACCGACCGAGGGACAGATGGGCTTCTACGTGGTGAGCGTCGTCGTGGCGTTCGTCATCGCGCTCATCGTCGCGCTGCTGCAAAATCGTTCGCTTTCCTTCGACGAGAAGATCCACGTCTGTGCACGTGGCATCGGTGACGACAACATCGTCATCATGCTCTTCATCTTTCTGATGGCCGGGGCCTTTTCGGGTATTGCGAGTGCGGCCGGAGGTGTCGAGAGCACGGCCAACCTCTTTCTCGACATACTCCCTGCCCAAGCGGCCATACCCGGCCTCTTCGTCATCGCCTGCATCATCTCGCTGGCCATGGGCACGAGCGTGGGCACCATCACGGTGCTAACGCCAATCGCGGTCACGGTTGCGCAGAGCGCCGGCTTCAACTTGCCCCTATGCGTTGGCACCGTCGTGGGTGGCGCGATGTTTGGCGACAACCTCTCGTTCATCTCGGATACCACCATCGCGGCGACCCGCACGCAGGGCGTCAACATGAAGGACAAGTTCTTCAACAACTTCCGCATCGCCTTGCCGGCAGCGCTCATCACGCTCGGCATTCTCATCGTCATGGCACTCATGGCCGGCACGCCCACGCTCGACGACTTCGACTACAACATTTGGCAGGCGATTCCGTACTTCGCGGTGCTTGTCGCCGCGTTGTGCGGCATCAACGTCTTCGTCGTGCTCGGTGGTGGCATCGTGCTCTTTGCCATCGTGGGCGTCGCGACGGGATCGCTCGACTTCGCGACGGCGTTCTCGGCCATGGGCACGGGAACGGCCGGCATGTTCGAGACGATGATCGTCACGATTCTGGTGGCGTCGATTAGCGCCCTCATGCGCGAATACGGTGGCTTTGCGTCGGTGCTCGGCTTCATCAAGCGTCATTTCACGGGCAAGCGCGGAGGCGAGCTCGGTTGCGGTCTGCTCACGTTGCTGCTTGACGTTGCCTGCGCCAACAACACGGTCGCCATCGTCGTGGCCGGACCCATCGCCAAGCACATCGGCGAGAAATACGGCATCGAGCCCGTGCGCGTTGCCAGCCTCATCGACATCTTCAGCTGCGTCGGCCAGGGTCTCATCCCCTACGGTGCGCAGCTGCTCGTTGCCGCGAGCCTCGCCGGCATCGCGAGCGTCGAGATCATGCCGTTCTTGTTCTATCAGTTCCTGCTACTCGCCTGCGTACTCATCAGCATCGCCCTCGACCGCAAATGA
- the hypB gene encoding hydrogenase accessory protein HypB — protein MAHIDLETKILNKNDEGAAANRALLDEKGVYMVNVLASPGSGKTSTIVATINALRDKYNIAVIEGDIASDVDSQTIKAMGIPAVQINTAGACHLESDMLHRALEVLDLDNIDLIFIENVGNLVCPADFYLGEDIKMMILSVPEGDDKPLKYPGMFQVADAIILNKVDVMSAFTFDKTLFDEHIARLNPSAPSFAITATKGDGVDEWAGWLSEQIEAAK, from the coding sequence ATGGCTCACATCGACCTGGAAACGAAGATTCTGAACAAGAACGACGAGGGCGCTGCGGCAAATCGCGCCCTGCTCGACGAAAAGGGCGTCTACATGGTCAACGTGCTGGCAAGCCCCGGATCGGGCAAGACGTCGACCATCGTGGCAACCATCAACGCACTGCGCGATAAGTACAACATCGCCGTCATCGAGGGCGATATCGCGAGTGATGTCGACTCGCAAACCATCAAGGCCATGGGGATTCCAGCGGTGCAGATCAACACGGCCGGCGCCTGCCACCTGGAAAGCGACATGCTGCATCGTGCTCTCGAGGTGCTCGACCTCGACAACATCGACCTTATCTTTATTGAGAACGTCGGCAATCTCGTATGTCCTGCGGACTTCTACCTGGGCGAGGACATCAAGATGATGATCCTGTCCGTGCCCGAAGGCGATGACAAGCCGCTCAAATACCCGGGAATGTTCCAGGTGGCCGATGCCATCATCCTCAACAAGGTCGACGTGATGTCAGCTTTCACCTTTGACAAAACGCTTTTCGACGAGCACATAGCGCGTCTCAATCCCAGCGCGCCGAGCTTCGCCATCACCGCAACCAAAGGCGACGGCGTTGACGAGTGGGCTGGCTGGCTTTCGGAGCAAATCGAAGCCGCAAAGTAG
- a CDS encoding nitrogen fixation protein NifC: MSHTDETRKHSGRIRELFPTLTIIIAIVALLFIGSAIVAVVASGITHFHEALTSAEVMFSLRMSVVTSIISTAICLVLALPTAYALSHTNMPCKRIASVVMELTLSLPYILLGFALLIIFSSPFGKALKDIGLAVVFQPAGIVFAQLIVNLPFAIRMVRTALDEVSPRMEFVAKTLGARSWQVFRDIILPQARNSIISCAVLTWARGMGEFGATLMLVGVTRMRTETLPGSIYLSISTGNNDVAMATAMIMLIVSAATLVLADLLNRPVGASRVDKGGRGRWLRSRRASCNEKPIDEMPDIADVPFEEESFGR, translated from the coding sequence ATGTCTCATACGGACGAGACACGCAAGCATAGTGGGCGCATCCGGGAACTCTTTCCCACGCTCACCATCATCATCGCAATCGTGGCGCTCCTGTTCATCGGGAGTGCCATCGTTGCCGTTGTCGCCAGTGGCATAACCCACTTCCACGAGGCACTCACCTCGGCTGAAGTTATGTTCTCACTGCGCATGAGTGTTGTCACCTCGATAATCTCGACCGCCATCTGCCTCGTGCTCGCGCTGCCAACCGCCTACGCGCTCTCGCACACGAACATGCCCTGCAAGCGCATCGCGAGCGTCGTCATGGAACTCACGTTGTCGCTGCCCTACATCCTGCTGGGTTTCGCGCTCCTCATCATCTTCTCGTCACCGTTTGGCAAGGCACTCAAGGACATTGGCCTGGCCGTGGTCTTTCAACCGGCTGGCATCGTGTTCGCCCAGCTCATCGTCAATCTACCCTTCGCCATCCGCATGGTGCGAACGGCGCTTGACGAGGTCAGCCCTCGCATGGAGTTCGTGGCCAAGACCCTCGGGGCGAGATCCTGGCAGGTGTTTCGCGACATCATCCTTCCCCAGGCACGCAACTCGATCATCTCGTGCGCCGTCCTCACGTGGGCACGCGGGATGGGAGAGTTCGGTGCCACGCTCATGCTCGTGGGAGTCACACGTATGCGAACGGAGACGCTGCCGGGAAGCATCTACCTGAGCATATCGACGGGAAACAATGACGTGGCGATGGCGACGGCCATGATCATGCTCATCGTCTCGGCGGCGACGTTGGTGCTCGCGGACCTGCTGAATCGCCCGGTCGGAGCATCGCGCGTGGACAAAGGCGGGCGCGGTAGATGGCTGCGCAGCCGACGGGCATCTTGCAACGAGAAGCCGATCGACGAAATGCCCGATATCGCCGATGTGCCCTTCGAGGAGGAATCCTTTGGCCGGTAG
- a CDS encoding metal-dependent transcriptional regulator, producing MVAIGDLTPSYEDYIEAIYDLALHGSGSVRSTDVADALGFSKASVARATKNLREMGYIEQERYGEITLTQVGKEYGEHILTRHRVLRAFLIDALGVDEEAANREACMMEHAVSEDTMNKWIAWYEENFGPVSETPTSTRL from the coding sequence ATCGTGGCCATAGGCGACCTTACCCCCTCATATGAGGATTACATCGAAGCAATCTACGACCTTGCCCTGCATGGCAGTGGCTCGGTGCGCTCCACCGACGTCGCGGATGCGCTTGGCTTTTCCAAGGCCAGTGTTGCACGTGCAACAAAGAACCTGCGTGAGATGGGTTACATCGAGCAGGAGCGTTACGGCGAAATCACCCTCACCCAAGTTGGCAAGGAATACGGCGAGCATATCCTCACGCGTCATCGCGTACTGCGCGCCTTCCTCATCGATGCGCTCGGCGTGGATGAAGAGGCGGCTAATCGCGAGGCGTGCATGATGGAGCATGCTGTCAGCGAGGATACGATGAACAAGTGGATCGCCTGGTACGAGGAGAACTTCGGCCCCGTCTCCGAGACCCCCACGAGCACGCGGTTGTAG
- the hypA gene encoding hydrogenase maturation nickel metallochaperone HypA, with amino-acid sequence MHELSLVQGIFDSVVPVARQNGATKITNIKLTIGEMTMVVPEAMEFAFGALSEDDPLLDGCVLEMDFVSPRSKCLDCGNEFEHDRFHNHCPACDSAATMLIAGRELEVASMEIETPDDEDDPA; translated from the coding sequence ATGCACGAGCTTTCGCTTGTTCAGGGCATATTCGATTCGGTCGTTCCCGTCGCACGTCAAAACGGTGCGACTAAGATCACAAACATCAAGCTCACGATCGGCGAGATGACGATGGTCGTGCCCGAGGCGATGGAGTTCGCCTTCGGGGCGCTTTCCGAGGATGACCCGCTGCTCGATGGCTGCGTGCTCGAGATGGACTTCGTGAGTCCGCGGTCGAAATGCCTCGATTGCGGTAACGAGTTCGAGCACGACCGCTTCCACAACCACTGTCCCGCCTGTGACTCCGCAGCGACCATGCTTATTGCGGGACGCGAGCTCGAGGTTGCGTCCATGGAAATCGAGACACCCGACGACGAGGACGACCCCGCGTAG
- the tatC gene encoding twin-arginine translocase subunit TatC, whose translation MPIGPARMPLMDHIGELRRRIVIIVVALAVTVCFMYLLAPYLIDFLILPVSDYVQEVYVTGAFEGFSLKFRVALFMSVLVCSPLIFWELLAFFLPALRPNERRYVLPTFFVAVALYVLGMVFCYCFCLSPAFQFLTNESMSIGQILPQATDYLHYIILFELAFGLAFELPLVVFFLILFNIVPYKKMRASWRGIYVGLLVIAAVVTPDASPVTMGIMFAALLALYEVSLAAARIALSRRIKRQRAEEEAEMAA comes from the coding sequence GTGCCCATCGGACCCGCTCGCATGCCGCTCATGGACCATATCGGTGAGCTACGCCGCCGCATCGTCATAATCGTCGTCGCCCTCGCAGTCACGGTGTGCTTCATGTACCTGCTCGCGCCCTACCTCATCGACTTCCTCATCCTCCCCGTGAGCGATTACGTGCAAGAAGTCTATGTGACCGGCGCTTTCGAAGGCTTCTCGCTGAAATTTCGCGTCGCCCTTTTCATGTCCGTCCTCGTATGCAGCCCGCTCATCTTCTGGGAGTTGCTCGCGTTCTTCCTGCCGGCGCTGCGCCCCAACGAGCGCCGCTACGTGCTGCCGACGTTCTTCGTTGCCGTCGCACTCTACGTACTCGGCATGGTGTTCTGCTATTGCTTCTGCCTGAGTCCGGCGTTCCAGTTTCTCACGAACGAAAGCATGTCAATCGGTCAGATTCTGCCGCAGGCAACCGACTATCTGCATTACATCATCCTGTTCGAGCTTGCCTTTGGCCTTGCGTTCGAGCTGCCGCTCGTGGTGTTCTTCCTCATCCTGTTCAACATCGTGCCGTATAAGAAGATGCGTGCGAGCTGGCGTGGCATCTACGTTGGCCTGCTCGTAATCGCCGCCGTCGTCACTCCGGACGCTTCTCCCGTGACGATGGGCATCATGTTCGCCGCGCTTCTCGCGCTCTACGAGGTGTCCCTCGCCGCCGCGCGCATTGCACTGTCACGTAGAATCAAGCGCCAGCGCGCCGAGGAAGAAGCGGAGATGGCTGCATAA
- a CDS encoding transporter gives MRISARNQLKGTIVEVEEGAVNGIVTIEIPCGCKIKASITNAAIHDLGLEVGKEAIAIVKASSVMFATDRIPNISARNQLKGKLVEVEEGAVNGIVTIELRCGYKIKGSITNQAIDQLGLEDGGDAVAVFKASEVMVGVE, from the coding sequence ATGAGGATTTCCGCACGTAATCAGCTGAAGGGCACGATTGTCGAAGTAGAAGAAGGTGCCGTGAACGGCATTGTCACGATCGAGATTCCCTGCGGATGCAAGATAAAAGCTTCCATTACGAATGCAGCGATTCATGATTTGGGACTCGAGGTTGGCAAAGAGGCCATTGCGATAGTCAAAGCGAGTTCCGTCATGTTCGCAACTGACCGCATCCCCAACATTTCGGCTCGCAACCAACTCAAGGGCAAGCTCGTCGAGGTAGAGGAAGGCGCGGTAAATGGAATCGTCACCATTGAGCTGCGCTGCGGCTATAAGATCAAAGGTTCGATTACCAATCAGGCAATCGACCAGTTGGGACTCGAGGACGGCGGAGATGCCGTCGCCGTTTTCAAGGCCAGCGAAGTCATGGTCGGGGTCGAATAA